The Arachis hypogaea cultivar Tifrunner chromosome 14, arahy.Tifrunner.gnm2.J5K5, whole genome shotgun sequence DNA window aaaattgtaCAAGATATAATTCTACTAAAAGAACGTATTGTTGCGCATTTAAACAATCCTCAATATGTAGGTTACTATTTTGTTGCCAAATCATTTATATGTGTATGTTTTTTTTGAGTAAGATGCTATTTTAACTTCTAATATTTATGCTAAGTCCTAATTTTGTTCTTAACGTTTGAAACATCTTACTTTTATCTCAAACGTTTTATTTTGTCCTATTTTACTTATGTGGTTAATAACACTATTATGAAGCTGTCTTGGAAATTAGTTTAAGACAGAAATTCTCTTTAGATAAGAGTAATGTGCAGCAAATATAGTTGCGGTGTTGATCTTTATTCCGATTatgaaaaaacatattttttgttCAAAATGTTTAGAAAGACATTTCAAAAGTGTGGCAGAAATTTAAAAGAAAGCTAGTTTGGAGATTTTGTTATGGATATaacatcaaattttgaaaagaccATTGGATCTCAAGTGCctataattttattgattttgcTTAGAGCGATATAACTGAAGACATACTTGATGAAAGAATTTGTGATTATATTGCTGAAAATGAATAGAATTTGTAGTGCATTACAGATGTTTTGGGAAAGGACTGATGACCCATTTTTCATTGTCTTAAAGACCTCAGAACCAGGTTTAGAGAAGAATATTATTAAATCGACTTATAATCTTTACTTAACCTCGTGAAAGATGATAAGACCGAGCTTTAAGATTTAGAGGTTTGAAATACctctaaaaatttagaatttttgatAGTCGGGTGCTAAAAAAGCATTGCTGACTAATGAGTTCCGCTTTAGAAGACATATGCTTTCGAATAATTTGTGCAATATTTATGAAGTTTCATCTGAATCTTTACTCCATATTTTTCGTGATGGTAGAATTGTACATAGGACATAAAAGAGCATAGACGGAAGGCTGAGTTCAGATAACTTTTTCACCTTATCCCTAGTCTCTTAGTTATTGGTGAACTTATCTTCTTAGTCTCATATCAAAAGGTTCAAACTTGTGGCTCTTCCTTTttgatagtactttgtattagtTTTGTGAGAATAGATTCGTTTTTTAAAGATATAGAGCTCTTGATGAATGTAAGATTCATGGACTAGCTCTCCATTAGCCAAAGACTACCACCTAATTCAAATTGAGTTGTTTCAAATAAGGAAGGTAAATAATTTCTTAGAAAAACAAGTGTATTGGTTGTCTCTCAAACTCTTATCCATTAAACTTAATTCAGATAGCTTTGTGATAAAAGACAGAAAGATGACGTGTTAAGAAATTTTTAGAGATCatgaaagaaaatttttagaaGCTTATAGTACTAACTTAAGTATTTGTATTGTGACATTTTTTTGAGGTTAGATCTAACGATGAATATGAGTTTCGCTTATGCGAAAATGAAAATTGAGTCAAAAGTAATTATGGTTTTGTATCTACAAGATTcaattcattttcattttttggattttttttgtctTTGCCATCCAAAACAGATGCAGCAGATTGAAGAGTTGGAATCTTTATCATATAGTTAGAGAAGTAAATTTTGTACACATAAATTAATCTTACGtagatataatttataatataattgttatatatttctttttatgttgtatttttcttaggttttttgCAGATTCAATTAGAAACTATATTTCTTAAAATAGTAGTTGTATAATCTAGATTTTTTTTGAACGTTTCTGTCCCGttgattataaaataaaattttatatttaaataaatatgcaaataaatttattacatgaattaaataaggaaaagtaattattttattatgtaataatcaaaatatattttgtttctgtttttcAAAGATGTTGGCTGAGTTGCCAAAATGTATTAAGGCGAATGTGTTTTCAGGTGAGGACTGAGGTTACCTAACCCTTCACACCCTCGAAAAGTCCGCCAACCCCCGCCCTATCACTAACCCCATCCCCTAAACAAAACAAAACTGAAACCCAACCCCCAAAGTCACTGCTACTTGATTAGTAGTTAATTACAATTAGTATTGGTATTAACAATTAAGAATCCCATTTATACAGAACCTAAACCATCCTACTACCACATTCCCCATTCGCCAACCCCCCTCCTTCTCTGTAACTGATGGAAGCATCGGCAGCGTTGTCGCGCATCGGGCTTGCGGGCCTGGCGGTGATGGGCCAAAACCTGGCTCTGAACATAGCGGAGAAAGGCTTCCCAATCTCCGTGTACAACCGCACAACCTCCAAGGTCGACGAGACCGTAGATCGGGCCCGCCAAGAGGGCTCTCTCCCTCTCACCGGTCAATACAACCCCCGCGACTTCGTCCTCTCACTCCAACGGCCCAGATCCGTCATCATCCTCGTCAAGGCCGGCGCCCCCGTTGACCAGACCATCGCCGCTCTCTCCGACCACATGGAGCCTGGCGACACCATCATCGACGGCGGGAACGAGTGGTACGAGAACACCGAGCGCCGCATCCACCAGGCCTCCGAGAAGGGACTCCTCTACCTTGGCATGGGAGTCTCCGGCGGCGAAGAGGGCGCCCGTAACGGTCCTTCCCTCATGCCCGGCGGCTCTCTCCAGGCCTACAACAACATCCAGGATATTCTCTCCAAGGTGGCCGCTCAGGTCGAGGACGGCCCCTGCGTCACCTACATCGGCGAGGGAGGTTCTGGAAACTTCGTGAAGATGGTCCACAACGGAATTGAATACGGAGACATGCAGTTAATCTCTGAAGCCTACGATGTTCTCAAGCATGTTGGTGGTTTGAACAATTCTGAGCTCGCTGATATTTTCGCGGAGTGGAACCGTGGGGAGCTTGAGAGTTTCCTCATTGAGATCACCGCTGATATCTTCAAGGTGAAGGATGAGGAAGGTGGTGATGGTTTCTTGGTGGATAAGATTCTTGATAAGACCGGCATGAAGGGCACTGGCAAGTGGACGGTTCAGCAGGCTGCCGAGCTTTCTATTGCGGCGCCAACCATTGCTGCGTCCTTGGATTCCAGGTACTTGAGCGggttgaaggaggagagggagaatGCTGCCAGTGTTTTGAAGGAAGCTGGAATGAGTGATGATATCGCATCTGCCGCGAGGGTTGGCGTCGACAAGAAGCGATTGATTGATGATGTGAGGCAGGCATTGTATGCTTCCAAGATTTGCAGCTATGCTCAGGGGATGAACTTGTTGAGGGCCAAGAGTAATGAGAAAGGTTGGAACTTGAATTTGGGAGAGTTGGCTAGGATTTGGAAGGGTGGATGTATCATAAGAGCTGTGTTCTTGGATAGGATCAAGAAGGCCTATCAGAGGAATCCCAACTTGGCGAGCTTGATCGTGGACCCAGAGTTTGCGAGGGAGATGGTGCAGAGGCAGGCTGCTTGGAGGAGGGTCGTGGGGTTGGCCATTTCGGCTGGAATCAGCACTCCTGGGATGTGTGCTAGCCTTGCTTACTTTGACACGTACCGGAGGGCACGGCTGCCGGCTAACCTTGTTCAGGCTCAGAGAGACTTGTTCGGAGCTCATACTTATGAGAGGGTTGATCGCCCCGGAGCTTTCCATACTGAGTGGACAAAACTCGCTCGCAAGAGTGGATCTGGGGTTGGTGCTCTCAATTGATACGTGTTTTGGTTGGGTTGGTTAGTTGTATTTGTGCTTTATTGTTCATGCAGCATTTGAGTTGAAAAATTGACACTGTATGTGCTTCTTTTGAGGATCCTTGTTTAGGCAGAGGAAAAACCACTATTGTTTACTTCTTATATCTGTTTTTGCTCTTAATTTAATAAAAGCAAGGTTTTTTCCACACAGGTTTTGATTTGTTTCCCTTTTTCTTTACAATCAACTAGGCTGTTGTATTAAAATTTGATGCTTTAAAACTTTGCAGTTGTATGAGATGAGACTAGTTAGTAAGATTAAAATTGCTCCATGTGATGGATAAGGGTGTTGATGATTACTGCTAATTGCCAAAAATATTCCCCTGTAGAACATGTTACATGCAATTATGATATTGTCCTATAGTGTGAGAAGACTAAGAACAAGGTACTGTATTATGTAGTCTTGGCATAGATAAAGCCATTAAGTCATATATGGTAGAGTTACAAATGCATTCTTCATTGCACAGAATAGAAGAAGCCAGGGTTTGTTGGGATCAAAACTTAAGGTTTTGGTTTGCCAAGTAACTCATTCCACACTTCCCATTTTGGCTTTTGATCTTGAGATGAGACTGAAGCAGTTATTTTAACTTGGAACAAACATGGAATCTTGCTTCTTTGAAAAGAAAGGAGAATTGCAgagatatatttttgttattatgaaTCAAACTCTACTTGAGAATTATTTAATTCCGTCCGATTTTTATGACAGTTTCATGTAAACAAAGTTATGTCAATCACCAGAGAGATGTCTCCAAAGAATCAATTTCGCATTCCGTTGAAAAAGAATCATAGAAAATTTTACCATCCATTTTATTTCAACCAACCAAATACACCAAAGGAAACTGTACCCCTCTAGATTTGTTGAAGGGTCTATATGGTGAAACATTATCAGACACAAACTACTCATTGATCCCTCTAACTAATTGAGCATATCATAAATGATTTTACAGAATGATCCTATCCTACTGCATTACCTAACACTAGATATAAGATTTTTCAGTACTTTCAAAAGATATCTTGGCAAGAGAATCACAAA harbors:
- the LOC112741775 gene encoding 6-phosphogluconate dehydrogenase, decarboxylating 3, chloroplastic encodes the protein MEASAALSRIGLAGLAVMGQNLALNIAEKGFPISVYNRTTSKVDETVDRARQEGSLPLTGQYNPRDFVLSLQRPRSVIILVKAGAPVDQTIAALSDHMEPGDTIIDGGNEWYENTERRIHQASEKGLLYLGMGVSGGEEGARNGPSLMPGGSLQAYNNIQDILSKVAAQVEDGPCVTYIGEGGSGNFVKMVHNGIEYGDMQLISEAYDVLKHVGGLNNSELADIFAEWNRGELESFLIEITADIFKVKDEEGGDGFLVDKILDKTGMKGTGKWTVQQAAELSIAAPTIAASLDSRYLSGLKEERENAASVLKEAGMSDDIASAARVGVDKKRLIDDVRQALYASKICSYAQGMNLLRAKSNEKGWNLNLGELARIWKGGCIIRAVFLDRIKKAYQRNPNLASLIVDPEFAREMVQRQAAWRRVVGLAISAGISTPGMCASLAYFDTYRRARLPANLVQAQRDLFGAHTYERVDRPGAFHTEWTKLARKSGSGVGALN